The genomic segment CCCCGCAGCGCACTTTGCAGGGTGGGGGAGAGGTCCCCGGTCCCCCCTAGCGTCAGCACGCTGACCGCTAGCATGACCAGCAGGCCCGGCGTCAGCACCCCCAGCACGCTGGCGAGCGCTCCCAGCCGCCCCGAGAGCCGCGCCCCCACCATCGCTGCGAGGTTCACCGCGTTCGGCCCCGGCGTGAGCTGCGCGAGGGTAAAGGTCTCCGCGAATCCCTCCTCGGTCATCCAGCCCCGCGCCAGCAGTGCCCGCCGCGTGTGGGCGGGCAGGCCCCCGCCGATCCCCGCCAGGGCCACTCCCACGAACATCCGCGCGAGGGCGAGGGGCGTGGGGGTGGTTTCCGACGGCGTCATGGGCAGAGGCTACGCCCACGCCCCCCGGCCCTGGCCGTGACTGCGGCGGGAACAGCCCGGCCCCCACGCTAGCCTGCTCCCACCGTGACCGATTCTGCTCCCCCCGACTACATCGCCTCCCTGCGCTCACTGATCGGCACCCGCCCCGTCAATCTGATGGGCGCGGTCGGCCTGATTCTCAATGACCGGGGTGAACTCCTGCTCCAACACCTCGCCGGTCGGGACGTGTGGGCGGTGCCGGGCGGCCTGTGCGAACTGGGGGAGCCGCCGCTGGAGGCCATGCGCCGCGAGGTCCGCGAGGAAACCGAGTTGGAGGTGCGCGGGGCGGAGCTGCTCGACCTCCTGACGACCGGGCACCGCCGGGTGTCCAACGGCGACGAGGCGTACTTCTACACGGCGGTGTATCTCGTCACCGACTGGTACGGCACGCCCGTCCCGGATGGGGTAGAAGGCGTAGAGGTGGCCTTTTTCAGCCCGGACCATCTGCCCCCCATGCGCGGGCAGCCCGGCGCGTGGGCCGCCGAGTGGCTAAGGGCGCGTGGACCGCTGGCGACCTCCGCCCGGCCCTGAACGCCCCTGCCCCGGACCGGGGGCGTGGGCCAGCCAGATGGTGTGGTGCGCTCCCTTGCCGGGGCGGGCGCGGGCGGTTCGCACGTCCACCCGGAATCCGGCGCGGTTCAGGCGAGCAGTGAAGCGGCTGTCCCCGCTCGCCGACCACACCGCGAGGACCCCGCCGGGCTTGAGCGCGAGCCGGGCGGCGCTCAAGCCAGCGGGCGAATACAGCCAGTTGTTGCCGTGGTGGGTAAACCCCTCCGGGCCGTTGTCCACGTCCAGCAGCACGGCGTCGTAGGTGCTGTGGCCCCCGCGCAGCAGCTCGGCCACGTCGCTCACATGAACGCGGGTGCGGGGGTCGTCCAGCGGCCTCCCCGCGCACTCGCCCAGCGGCCCCCGATTCCATTCCACGACCTCGGGCACGAGTTCGGCCACCGTGACCACGCCCCCCGGTCCCACCCCCCGCAGCGCCGCCGCCAGCGTGAAGCCCATCCCCAGCCCACCCACCAGCACATGTGGTCGGCTCCGGCCCGCGATGGCCGCGCACGCGAGGTCGGCCAGCGCATCCTCCGAGGCGTGCATCCGGCTGTTCATCAGCTCGCTCGTCTGGGTGCTGAGGTGGATGGAGAATTCGTCCCCCCGCCGCGAGAGCCGCATTTCTCCGTCAGTGCCGGGAATGATGGCGCGGCCCAGCAACTCCCAGGGCTTCACGCGGGGGCCTGGGTGATGGTGAAGAGGTGGCAAGAACACATGGGGGGACTCTAGCGGGCGGCTAGGCGCTTTGCCGCATTCTCCGCTCCTGCCCAGCGCGTACCCTGAGACACCTATGACCACACCCACCCCGGACGCCGCCGTGCACGTCCGTGACCTGCGCAAGAGCTACACCGTCCACGAGAAGGAACCGGGCTTTCTGGGCAGCCTGCGTTCCTTCGTGAGCCGCCAGTCCCGCGAGGTCGAAGCGGTGCGCGGCGTCTCCTTCGACCTCGCGCCCGGCGAGGTGGTGGGCTTCCTGGGGCCGAACGGGGCAGGCAAGACGACCACCCTCAAGATGCTCTCCGGGCTGCTGCACCCCAGCGGGGGCGAGGTGCGGGTGGCCGGGTTCGAGCCCAGGCGCCGCCAGAGCGAGTTCCTGCGCCGCATCACGCTGGTGATGGGGCAGAAGCAGCAGCTCATCTGGGACCTCCCGGCGCTCGACTCCTTTCTGGTCAATCAGGCCATCTACGAGATTCCCGATCCGCAGTACCGCGCCACCATGCACGAGTTCACCGAGGTGCTGGGGCTGTCGGGCATCCTGAAAAAGCAGGTGCGCAAGCTCTCGCTGGGCGAGCGGATGAAGTGCGAACTCGCCGCCGCACTGCTGCACCGCCCAGGGGTGCTCTTTCTGGACGAACCCACCATCGGCCTCGACGTGAACATGCAGGAGTCGGTGCGGGCCTTTATCCGCGACTACAACGAGCGCTACGGGGCGACCGTCATCCTGACCAGCCACTACATGGCCGACGTGACGGCGCTGGCCCGCCGCATTCTCGTCATTGACCAGGGCCAGCTCGTCTTTGATGGCGACCTCGCCCGGCTGGTCGAGCGGGGAGGCGGAGGCAAGACCGTCCGGCTGCAACTGCGCCGCCCGGTGGAGGCCGCCTCTCTCGCCGCCTACGGCTCGGACGTGAAGGTGGACGGCCTCAGCGCCGAACTCACCGTTCCCCGCGCCGAGGTCAGCCCCCGCGCGGCCCGCCTGCTCGCCGACCTCGACGTGGCCGACCTGACGGTGGAGGACCCCCCCATCGAAGCGGTGATGGCGGAGCTGTTCGGGGGAAAGGCGGCCGTGCGTGGGTAGGTGGGCGGTGCCTCTTCCCTGCGTCCCGCCCACCGCGCACCGCGTCCGCCACGGGGGCCACCCATGACCGCCGCCTGGCGCAAGGTCCGCGTCCTGTTCTCCACCCGTTTCGCCGAGATGGTGGAGTACAGGGCCGAGGTCGTCATCTGGATGCTCTCCGGCACCCTCTCCCTGGTGATGATGCTGGTGTGGATGGCGCAGGCGGCATCGGCCCCGGACGGGAAGGTGGGCGGCTACACGCCCGCCGAGTTCGCCTCCTATTTCCTGGGCATCTGGGTGACCGGACAACTGCTGGTGGTGTGGGTGGCGTGGGAACTCGACATGGAGGTGCGGCAGGGGACCCTCTCGCCCAAGCTGCTGCGCCCGCTGGACCCCCTGTGGGAGCACTACGCCGCGCACGTGGCCGAGCGGGTGGTGCGCCTTCCCGCGATGCTGGGGCTGGTGGCCCTCTTCGCGTGGCTGGCGGGGGCGAGCTTCAGCACCGAGCCGCTGAACTACCTCGCCGCCTTCGGGCTGGCGATGCTGGGCTTCAGCGCCCGCTTTCTGTACGAGTACACCATCGGGCTGCTGGCCTTCTGGACTGAGTCGAGCACCAGTTTTCAGGAACTCGTCTGGCTGCTGTACGCCGCGCTGGGCGGCATGTTCGCGCCGCTCGCCTTCTACCCGCAGTGGATACAGAATATTGCGGCCTGGACGCCCTTTCCGTACATGCTGGGTCTCCCGGCGCAGCTCCTCGCGGGCAAGGCGTCCCTGGCCGATGCCGGGCGCGGCGCACTGGTGCTGGGGGCGTGGTTGATCGTGTTCTGGTTCGTGCGGCTGGCCGTGTGGCGGCTGGGGCTGCGCAAGTACGGGGCGGTGGGGGCGTGACCCGCTACCTCCGGCTGATGCGCCTCTTTACCGGGGCCACGCTCTCGGCGCAGTTGGAGTACCGGGCCAATTTCGTGGGGGCGGTGCTCGCCAGCCTGGGGGAAGTGGGGGTGGCCCTGCTGGGCATCGGCGTGCTGTTCGGGCAGCCGGGCACGGACACGGTGGGCGGGTGGACCTTTCACGAGGCGCTGCTGGTGACGGGCTTTTTCATGCTCACCGAGGGCGTGATCAGCGTCTTTATCCAGCCCAACATGAGCAAGATCGCGGAGGCCGTCCGCACCGGCAGCATGGATTTCACGCTGCTCAAGCCGCTGGACGCGCAGTTCGGGGTGAGCACCCGGCACCTCAACGTGCTGCGGGCGGGTGACCTCTTGATCGGGCTGGGGCTGATCGCCTACGCCGCCTCGCACCTGACGGTGACGGCGGGCGGCCTCGCGGGGGCGGCGGTGCTGTACCTCTCAGCGGTGGTGATCGTGTACTGCATCTGGCTGGCGCTCTCCACGACGGCCTTCTGGTTCGTGAAGACGCAGAATGCCTCGGAATTGTTCAACGGCGTGTTCGGCGCGGCCCGCTTTCCGGTCACGGCCTTTCCGGTGCCCATCCGGGCGCTGCTGACCTTCGTGGTGCCCGTCGCCTTTGTCACCACCGTGCCCGCGCAGGCGCTGACGGGCACGCTGACGCCCGCGCTGGCGCTGGCCTCGCCGCTGGTGGCCGCCGCCGCCTTCGTGCTGACACGGCTGTTCTGGCTGAAGGCCGTGGCGAGCTACACGAGCGCGAGCAGTTGAGGAACTTGCGGTGAGGCGAAGCCGAGCCCGAGGGGAGCGAGAGACAAGGGACAGCGGCTCGCGGAGATGGAAGAACAGCCGGTGTCCCGTCCGGCTGTTCTGGAATCGGAGGGAGGCGCGGTGAGCAAAGACCGCTGGTCCGCCGCTTTCACTCGGGCGGGGCTGAACTGGCCGGGGCCGACTCCGCCGGGTTCGCTGGCGGAAGTGTCGGCCGCTTTCCCCGAGATGGAGGATGCCGACCTGCGCCGGGCCGTGTGGACCGCTCTGGGTCAACCCCGGCCCCGATCGTTGAAGCTCTCGCCCCAGGCCCGTGCCCGCCTCTCGCACCTCACCGAACTGCACGACGTGTTTTCGCCCGCCGACGCCGCGCGGGTGGGGGCGGAACTGGCGGGGGAGAGGGGGCTGGCCGCCGACCTCCTCACGGTGCGGCCCTGGCTGCCCTCCGAGATTCCGGCCCGTGAGGTGCTGAACGTGGTCCTGCGCGGCGAGTGGTCGGGCCTCCTCGCCCTGCTGGGGGAACATGGCCCCTGGGTCTACGCGGCGACGGTGGCCGATCTGCAAGCCCTCGCCCGGCTCAATGGCGAGCTGGTCGCGGCGGCTTCCCGTGCCGACGAGGAAGCTGTGCTGGATGCAGCGCTGGCCTCCGGGCGCACCTTTCCCGCATTGCTCGCCCGATTGGAAGCGACCGACTACCGCCGCCCAGCTTCCGGTCCCGCTCCCGACCTTGCCGTGCTGGAGGCCGCCCTCTGGCGGGAGGCTGAGCGGCAGGCCCAGGCCGCCCACGAGCGGTGGCAGGCCCGGCGACGCTAGCGGCTTTCCTCCGGCACTCCGCTCTGCCGCGCGTAGTTCCGCTGGTACATCGCATTCGCCCGCTCCATTCCCAGCCGCTCATAAAAGGGCACCACGTCGTCGTCGCAGCTCAGGTCCACCGCGTACAGGTGCCCGAGTTGCTCCAGCAGATGCCGCATCAGCGCGGTCCCGAGGCCCTGTCCCTGGTGCTCCGGCAGCACTTCCAGCAGCGGGATAAAGGCCGTCAGCACCCCGTCGCTGATCGCCTGCGCGAAGCCGACGACGCGCCCGCGCTCGTCCAAGGCGAGCGAGATCCGGTACGACCCGGCGAGGAGGTGGTGAAAGGTCTCCGGGGAGGGCGGGTTGGGCCAGCCCACGAAAAAGCCCTGCAAGTCGTCTGGCGTGAGGCCTTCCAGAGAGTCGGTGAGACGCATGGCCCCAGCCTGCCCCGGCGGGCCGCCCTTCGGCCTCGGCCATCTGGCCTGGCCTGCGCGGGTACCTCCCCACCCGCGCTAGATTTTCCCCCATGACGACGCCCCCCGCCGACGCCCCGGCTCCCCTGCTGTTCAGTCCCCTGAAGCTCCGCACCCTGACCCTGAAAAACCGCACCGTCGTCTCGCCCATGTGCATGTACAGCGCCCAGAACGGGGTGGCAAACGACTTTCATCTCACGCACCTGGGGCAGTTCGCGCTGGGTGGGGCCGGGCTGATCGTCACCGAGGCGACCGCCGTCTCGCCGGAGGGCCGCATCAGCCCGGAAGACCTGGGCCTGTGGGCCGACGAGCAGATCGTGCCGTTGGGCCACATCACCGATTTCGTGCACCGCCACGGTTCCCTGATCGGCGTGCAGCTCGCGCACGCGGGGCGCAAGGCGAGCACCTATGCGCCCTGGCGTGGGCGCGGCGCGGTGCCCGCCGAACTGGGCGGCTGGCAGGTCATCGGGCCGGACGGCGAGCGCTTTCACGAGCTGTACCCGGCGCCCGCCCCGATGACCGGGGATGACCTCCGCCGGGTGGTCGCCGACTTCGCGGCGGCGACGCGGCGGGCGGTCGTGGCGGGCTTTGACGCCGTGGAGATTCACGCGGCGCACGGCTACCTGCTGCACCAGTTCCTCTCGCCGCTCTCCAACACCCGCACCGACGAGTACGGCGGCTCCTTCGAGAACCGCACCCGCCTGCTGCTGGAGGTCGTCCGGGCGGTGCGCTCGGCGTGGCCCATGCACCTGCCCCTCTTTGTCCGGGTGAGTGCCACCGACTGGGCGGAGGGCGGCTGGGACCTCGACCAGACCGTCCAGCTCGCCTCGCTGCTGCGCTACGAGGGCGTGGACGTGCTCGACGTGAGCAGCGGGGGCCTGACCACCGCGCAGCGCATCACCGTGGGACCGCTGTATCAGGTGCCCTTCGCCGCCCGCGTCCGGGCCGAGGTGCCCGATCTCCTCACGATGGCGGTCGGGATGATCGAGACGCCCGAGCAGGCCGAGGGCATCCTCCAGAACGGCGATGCCGACCTCGTGGCGCTGGGCCGCCCCTTCCTGCGCGACCCCCACTGGCCCCAGCGGGCCGCCCGCACCCTGGGCATGACGCCGCCCCTGCCCGACGTGTACGCGCGGGCTGGGTGGTAGGAAGCTTGGGGAGAAGGGGGAGCCGTTTCGCGCGGCTCCCCCTTCTCACTTAGCGCAGCCGCGCGTCTCCCGGCGCAACCGCGAACACGCCTCCCCAGGGCCGGTACTGGCTGCTGGTGCGGTCGGTCGTGGTCTGGCCGCGCCGGGTGATGCGGCGGACGATCTGCGTGTTCATCCCGGCAGCGGGCATGTCGAGGCGCCGGGCCTCGCCGGGGCGCAGGGCGGGGTCCACGACAAAGGTGGGCGCGGGTGCCAGCGCCGTGGAACGCACCTGCGGCGCGGACACCGTGACCTCGCGGTCGGGGGGCGCTCCGAAGAGGTGGACCTCCAGCGTCCCGGCCTCCAGATTCCACTCCACCTGCATCAGCAGCGGCGCGGCGGTGTCGTTGCGCAGGCGCAGGTTCTTGGCGGGAGCGTAGACCGTCGCCTCGAAGCCTGGCGGGTCGTAGTAGGCGACGTGGTGGGAGTGCTGGTGGCGCTCGACGACCTCCAGCCCCGCCTGGTACCCCGCCCGGAAAACGGTCGTGCTGACCTGACAGATGCCGCCGCCGGGTTCCATCGTCAGGCTCGCCCCGGTGATCACGTAGCCCGGCACGAAGCCCCGGTCCGCCGTGATGCGCCCTACCGTCCGGTTGAAGTCCAGCACCGTGCCTGGCTCCAGCCACAACCCCTGAAAGCGGTCTGCCCCCACCCGGATGTTGTGGACCCGGAAGTCGGGGCTGCCCGCGAAGCTCGACCCCCCGGTCGTCAGGTGTGTGGTCACGCCGCGCGAGTGCAGCTCGGCCACCGTTCGGTCGGGTGGCAGGAGCCGCAGGGCGACCGTCGCTTCCCCCCGCCCCGCCAGCAGCGCTGCCCGCAGCCGCTCGGCAGTGGGACCCCGCCGCACCGCCCACCCGGTCCGGGCCTGCGCGATCCATCTCCCGCCCTCCCGCACGAAGCGGGCGTCACGGGGCCGCCGCGCCTCGATTTGGGCATACAGCCCTTCCAGCCGCACGGCGAGGTCGCCCGTCACCTGCCCCTCACGCAGCCTGCGCCGCTCCTGCGCACTCAGGGTGAGGGTGTGGGTCTGCACGACGTCACGGGAGCGAATCTTGCCGCCACTCAGCACCGGCTCGGGCGCCACGACTTTCAATTGCAGGGTCTGGGGCCGCAGCTCCCGGTCCACGCTGGGTGACACCGGGGGAGCCTGCCCGGCGGTCAGCAGCAAGGCGCCCGCGAGGAGGGCGAGCCGCCTGGCCCCGCGCCGCAGGGTCAAAGGAAGAGTCATCGTGGCGTCCTCCGGAAGGGTGGGACGAGAAGAGGGTCAGTCGCCACTTCGGGCCTGACCCCCTCCTTGCCGCGCCCGGTCAGTTGGGGGGAAGCAGCACCGTGTCGATCACGTGGATGATGCCGTTGCTGGCCCGCACGTCCGCGCGGGTGACGGTCGCGTCGTTGATCCGCACCGTGCCGCCGCTGGCGTTGATGCGCACGTTGGCGCCCTGCACAGTGCGGGCGCTGCTCAGGCGCGTCACCTGTGCGGCGGTCACCCGGCCGGGCACGACGTGATAGAGCAGCACGGCGCGGAGCTGCGCGGGGTTGTTCAGCAGGGCCTGAAGCTGGTCGGCGGGAATCTTGGCGAAGGCCGCGTTCGTCGGGGCGAAGACGGTGTAGGGGCCGGGCTGCGACAGCGTTTGCGTCAGTCCGGCGGCCTGCACCGCTGCGAGCAGCGTGCTGAAGTTGGGATCGTTCGAGACGATCGCGGCGATGGTGTTGCCCGCAGGCACGCTCTGGCCGCCCCCCGCGACGGCGGGCGAGGCGAGCAGGAGCACGGTGCTGATCCACATCAGGCGCTGCTTCACGGTAGACCTCCCTGGAGTCCGCTTCCAGCAGGGACGACGCCGGGGAGGGCCTGTCCCTCCCGAACCGGGCGCCCGACCTCGCATTGATGAGTTCCCTTAGCCTGGAAGGCTCCCGCAGCGTAAGCGGCCTCTGCTGTCCGGGGGGTACGGGGCCGTACAATCCCGCGCCCACAAGGCCTCTTAACAGGAGATACAGGGAACGCTCAGGCCGGGAGGGTCAAAGGGCGTGGTGGCCGCGCTCTTCTTCCTCAATTCGCCCGTCGAGGAGGTGCAGCGCCCGGTCTGCCCGCCCTGCTTGCCGCTCGTCGTGGGTGACCAGCAGCACCCCGGACCCCTCCTCCCGCGCGAGGCCGAGGAGCAGTTCGGCCACCCGGTCGGCATTCGCCCGGTCGAGGCTCCCGGTCGGCTCGTCGGCCAGGACGATGGCGGGGCGGGTCACGAGCGCACGGGCCAGGGCCACCCGCTGCCGCTCGCCGCCCGACAGCACACCGGGCAGGTCGCGCCCCCGGTCCCCCAGGCCCACCCGCTCCAGCAACTCCCGCGCCCGCTCCTCGCCCCCCTCGCCACTCAGCAGCGCGGGCACCCGAACGTTGTCCAGCACGCTGAGGTCGTCGAGCAGGTAGTGG from the Deinococcus sp. NW-56 genome contains:
- a CDS encoding chromate transporter; this encodes MTPSETTPTPLALARMFVGVALAGIGGGLPAHTRRALLARGWMTEEGFAETFTLAQLTPGPNAVNLAAMVGARLSGRLGALASVLGVLTPGLLVMLAVSVLTLGGTGDLSPTLQSALRGAACAALAVLLTAALPVVRVGWGVRGGPAVVGLTFLALGVLRLDLLPVLLAMVGAGLLLHRPRRSG
- a CDS encoding NUDIX hydrolase; this translates as MTDSAPPDYIASLRSLIGTRPVNLMGAVGLILNDRGELLLQHLAGRDVWAVPGGLCELGEPPLEAMRREVREETELEVRGAELLDLLTTGHRRVSNGDEAYFYTAVYLVTDWYGTPVPDGVEGVEVAFFSPDHLPPMRGQPGAWAAEWLRARGPLATSARP
- a CDS encoding ATP-binding cassette domain-containing protein, which gives rise to MTTPTPDAAVHVRDLRKSYTVHEKEPGFLGSLRSFVSRQSREVEAVRGVSFDLAPGEVVGFLGPNGAGKTTTLKMLSGLLHPSGGEVRVAGFEPRRRQSEFLRRITLVMGQKQQLIWDLPALDSFLVNQAIYEIPDPQYRATMHEFTEVLGLSGILKKQVRKLSLGERMKCELAAALLHRPGVLFLDEPTIGLDVNMQESVRAFIRDYNERYGATVILTSHYMADVTALARRILVIDQGQLVFDGDLARLVERGGGGKTVRLQLRRPVEAASLAAYGSDVKVDGLSAELTVPRAEVSPRAARLLADLDVADLTVEDPPIEAVMAELFGGKAAVRG
- a CDS encoding ABC-2 family transporter protein is translated as MTAAWRKVRVLFSTRFAEMVEYRAEVVIWMLSGTLSLVMMLVWMAQAASAPDGKVGGYTPAEFASYFLGIWVTGQLLVVWVAWELDMEVRQGTLSPKLLRPLDPLWEHYAAHVAERVVRLPAMLGLVALFAWLAGASFSTEPLNYLAAFGLAMLGFSARFLYEYTIGLLAFWTESSTSFQELVWLLYAALGGMFAPLAFYPQWIQNIAAWTPFPYMLGLPAQLLAGKASLADAGRGALVLGAWLIVFWFVRLAVWRLGLRKYGAVGA
- a CDS encoding ABC transporter permease, yielding MTRYLRLMRLFTGATLSAQLEYRANFVGAVLASLGEVGVALLGIGVLFGQPGTDTVGGWTFHEALLVTGFFMLTEGVISVFIQPNMSKIAEAVRTGSMDFTLLKPLDAQFGVSTRHLNVLRAGDLLIGLGLIAYAASHLTVTAGGLAGAAVLYLSAVVIVYCIWLALSTTAFWFVKTQNASELFNGVFGAARFPVTAFPVPIRALLTFVVPVAFVTTVPAQALTGTLTPALALASPLVAAAAFVLTRLFWLKAVASYTSASS
- a CDS encoding GNAT family N-acetyltransferase is translated as MRLTDSLEGLTPDDLQGFFVGWPNPPSPETFHHLLAGSYRISLALDERGRVVGFAQAISDGVLTAFIPLLEVLPEHQGQGLGTALMRHLLEQLGHLYAVDLSCDDDVVPFYERLGMERANAMYQRNYARQSGVPEESR
- a CDS encoding NADH:flavin oxidoreductase/NADH oxidase produces the protein MTTPPADAPAPLLFSPLKLRTLTLKNRTVVSPMCMYSAQNGVANDFHLTHLGQFALGGAGLIVTEATAVSPEGRISPEDLGLWADEQIVPLGHITDFVHRHGSLIGVQLAHAGRKASTYAPWRGRGAVPAELGGWQVIGPDGERFHELYPAPAPMTGDDLRRVVADFAAATRRAVVAGFDAVEIHAAHGYLLHQFLSPLSNTRTDEYGGSFENRTRLLLEVVRAVRSAWPMHLPLFVRVSATDWAEGGWDLDQTVQLASLLRYEGVDVLDVSSGGLTTAQRITVGPLYQVPFAARVRAEVPDLLTMAVGMIETPEQAEGILQNGDADLVALGRPFLRDPHWPQRAARTLGMTPPLPDVYARAGW
- a CDS encoding VanW family protein, with protein sequence MTLPLTLRRGARRLALLAGALLLTAGQAPPVSPSVDRELRPQTLQLKVVAPEPVLSGGKIRSRDVVQTHTLTLSAQERRRLREGQVTGDLAVRLEGLYAQIEARRPRDARFVREGGRWIAQARTGWAVRRGPTAERLRAALLAGRGEATVALRLLPPDRTVAELHSRGVTTHLTTGGSSFAGSPDFRVHNIRVGADRFQGLWLEPGTVLDFNRTVGRITADRGFVPGYVITGASLTMEPGGGICQVSTTVFRAGYQAGLEVVERHQHSHHVAYYDPPGFEATVYAPAKNLRLRNDTAAPLLMQVEWNLEAGTLEVHLFGAPPDREVTVSAPQVRSTALAPAPTFVVDPALRPGEARRLDMPAAGMNTQIVRRITRRGQTTTDRTSSQYRPWGGVFAVAPGDARLR
- a CDS encoding fasciclin domain-containing protein, translating into MKQRLMWISTVLLLASPAVAGGGQSVPAGNTIAAIVSNDPNFSTLLAAVQAAGLTQTLSQPGPYTVFAPTNAAFAKIPADQLQALLNNPAQLRAVLLYHVVPGRVTAAQVTRLSSARTVQGANVRINASGGTVRINDATVTRADVRASNGIIHVIDTVLLPPN
- a CDS encoding ABC transporter ATP-binding protein, with the translated sequence MPRPPCCPRPGHAPCATVPRVTAAPSAPPPALEAREVRHGFGDQIVLHGVSLVVGPGEVVAVSGPSGSGKSTLLHLLGGLDTPQGGEVWWAGERVDLLDTQARARRRAGRVGLVFQHHYLLDDLSVLDNVRVPALLSGEGGEERARELLERVGLGDRGRDLPGVLSGGERQRVALARALVTRPAIVLADEPTGSLDRANADRVAELLLGLAREEGSGVLLVTHDERQAGRADRALHLLDGRIEEEERGHHAL